One window of the Pieris brassicae chromosome 2, ilPieBrab1.1, whole genome shotgun sequence genome contains the following:
- the LOC123718634 gene encoding ras-related protein Rab-39B: MVDPIFDYQFRLILIGDSTVGKSSLLKYFTDGKFAELSDPTVGVDFFARIIEVQDGTRIKLQLWDTAGQERFRSITKSYYRNSVGALLVYDVCNRSSFEHIPLWMMEAKRHIEPHRPVFALVGCKVDLVGTDSKNGARREVSCEEARMFAEENGLHHVETSAKTGVNVEQAFILVAQEVYNRIQTGEYKVEDGWDGIKSGFNRPNGMDFNLLEAETVQSTCC, translated from the exons ATGGTTGATCCCATATTCGATTACCAATTTAGACTTATTTTAATCGGAGACAGCACCGTCGGCAAAAGTTCGCTTCTGAAATACTTTACAGATGGAAAATTTGCTGAG TTGTCGGATCCCACCGTTGGAGTAGATTTCTTTGCGCGTATTATTGAAGTACAGGATGGTACGCGAATCAAATTACAATTGTGGGATACTGCTGGTCAAGAAAGATTTAGatcaataacaaaatcatattataGAAATTCAGTGGGCGCTCTTCTAGTTTACGATGTTTGTAATAGATCAAGCTTTGAGCATATTCCCCTATGGATGATGGAAGCCAAACGTCACATAGAACCACATAGACCTGTATTTGCTCTTGTTGGGTGTAAAGTAGATCTTGTTGGAACAGATTCTAAAAATGGTGCACGGAGAGAGGTTTCCTGTGAAGAGGCTAGGATGTTTGCAGAAGAAAATG gctTACATCATGTTGAGACTTCAGCAAAGACAGGGGTAAATGTTGAACAAGCATTTATCCTTGTTGCTCAAGAAGTTTATAACCGGATTCAAACAGGCGAATATAAAGTTGAGGATGGTTGGGATGGTATAAAATCTGGTTTCAATCGACCAAATGGTATGGACTTTAACCTTCTTGAAGCTGAAACTGTACAATCTACATGCTGCTaa
- the LOC123720781 gene encoding THAP domain-containing protein 1-like isoform X1: MSFTQGLAKIKENDDKHKTTPIAKVAPELKQNNDVDTQISKTCAVLGCEESKNFNADSFFPFPEDEHLRQIWTDLTGRNNWTPTDYSYICVQHFSVDCFECDSNNAVVLVNKAVPSLKLPKHVLEVEYIEEDSLDNEAEDEDYLENDYEMDVDDSAFEISGTNDTTVQKSNDYSKEISLINGPTHSNSNSNVDIKEHSEMEKPFSDMQIKQNFKVLKLFTEVQRMQRESIETKNKYKYALRSYKRQTRFLTRLREVIEMKKKILEQKKKKKSRILLSLQDKIKEDTSGLVLAMPTRHTDDLKNFALSIYRYSPQAYIYIRNALRTLLPGIETLDSWINSGYEPRNVLTNSNLIKITTDLNETEMNCKITLR; this comes from the exons ATGAGTTTTACACAAGGATTAGCGAAGATCAAAGAAAACGAtgataaacataaaacaactCCTATCG CGAAGGTGGCACCTGAACTCAAACAGAATAATGACGTTGATACACAAATATCAAAGACTTGCGCTGTTCTAGGTTGTGAGGAATCAAAAAATTTTAATGCCGACTCATTTTTCCC TTTTCCTGAAGATGAACATCTCAGACAGATATGGACAGATCTTACTGGCAGGAACAATTGGACACCAACAGATTACTCTTATATTTGTGTTCAACACTTTTCAGTAGATTGTTTTGAATGTGACTCTAATAACGCTGTAGTTCTTGTTAATAAGGCAGTACCCTCATTAAAACTACCTAAACATGTTTTAGAG gttGAATATATTGAAGAAGATTCTTTGGACAATGAAGCCGAAGATGAAGACTACTTGgaaaatgattatgaaatgGATGTTGATGATTCAGCTTTTGAGATATCAGGAACAAATGATACAACTGTACAGAAATCAAATGATTACTCTAaagaaatatctttaataaatggACCAACACATTCCAATAGTAATTCAAATGTAGACATAAAAGAACATTCTGAAATGGAAAAACCCTTCAGCGACATGcagattaaacaaaattttaaagtattaaaactttttactgAAGTACAAAGAATGCAACGTGAGTctattgaaacaaaaaataaatataaatatgcttTGCGCTCATATAAACGTCAAACACGTTTTTTAACAAGACTTCGTGAAGTAATAGAAATGAAGAAGAAAATTTTAGaacaaaagaagaaaaagaagtCACGAATTCTTCTATCATTGCAAGACAAAATTAAAGAAGATACAAGTGGTCTTGTTTTAGCTATGCCAACCAGACACACAGATGACTTGAAAAATTTTGCTCTGAGTATTTATAGATATTCTCCACAGGCCTACATATATATCAGAAATGCTCTTAGAACTCTTTTACCAGGCATTGAAACACTGGATTCATGGATAAATTCGGGCTATGAGCCAAGAAATGTTCTTACTAACAGTAaccttataaaaattacaacagATTTAAATGAAACAGAAATGAATTGTAAGATTACATTACGTTAG
- the LOC123718641 gene encoding trafficking protein particle complex subunit 5 has protein sequence MSSSRSKSSILDKPLSKGKGEVSLAIYALLFSEIVQYSQNRSHSIQELQNKLSEMGQDVGSRLLDLYFVRERNSKREIKLLNMLLFVKSTLWKVLFGKEADKLEHANDDERTYYIIEKDALVNKFISVPKDKGSLNCASFNAGIIEAVLTRSGFAAKVTAHWHKGTTYMVKFDDAVILRDKSLDDR, from the exons ATGTCATCTAGTCGTTCAAAATCATCAATTCTTGACAAGCCTCTCAGTAAAGGAAAAGGCGAAGTTTCTCTAGCTATTTACGCTCTGCTGTTTTCAGAAATAGTACAGTATAGTCAAAATCGTTCGCATTCCATACAGGAATTACAAAATAA ACTCTCTGAAATGGGACAAGATGTTGGCAGCAGATTGTTAGATTTATACTTTGTCAGAGAAAGAAATAGTAAACGAGAAATAAAACTTCTTAACATGCTATTATTCGTTAAATCAACTTTGTGGAAG gtattaTTTGGTAAAGAAGCAGATAAGTTAGAGCATGCAAATGATGATGAAAGGACTTACTATATCATTGAAAAGGATGCTCTG gtaaataaatttataagtgtacCTAAAGACAAAGGGTCTCTTAACTGTGCATCTTTCAACGCTGGAATTATTGAAGCAGTTTTAACTAGGAGTGGCTTT GCTGCAAAAGTGACTGCTCATTGGCATAAAGGCACAACATACATGGTTAAATTTGATGATGCTGTGATCTTGAGGGACAAGTCATTGGATGatcgataa
- the LOC123720781 gene encoding THAP domain-containing protein 1-like isoform X2, which produces MINIKQLLSVAPELKQNNDVDTQISKTCAVLGCEESKNFNADSFFPFPEDEHLRQIWTDLTGRNNWTPTDYSYICVQHFSVDCFECDSNNAVVLVNKAVPSLKLPKHVLEVEYIEEDSLDNEAEDEDYLENDYEMDVDDSAFEISGTNDTTVQKSNDYSKEISLINGPTHSNSNSNVDIKEHSEMEKPFSDMQIKQNFKVLKLFTEVQRMQRESIETKNKYKYALRSYKRQTRFLTRLREVIEMKKKILEQKKKKKSRILLSLQDKIKEDTSGLVLAMPTRHTDDLKNFALSIYRYSPQAYIYIRNALRTLLPGIETLDSWINSGYEPRNVLTNSNLIKITTDLNETEMNCKITLR; this is translated from the exons AtgataaacataaaacaactCCTATCG GTGGCACCTGAACTCAAACAGAATAATGACGTTGATACACAAATATCAAAGACTTGCGCTGTTCTAGGTTGTGAGGAATCAAAAAATTTTAATGCCGACTCATTTTTCCC TTTTCCTGAAGATGAACATCTCAGACAGATATGGACAGATCTTACTGGCAGGAACAATTGGACACCAACAGATTACTCTTATATTTGTGTTCAACACTTTTCAGTAGATTGTTTTGAATGTGACTCTAATAACGCTGTAGTTCTTGTTAATAAGGCAGTACCCTCATTAAAACTACCTAAACATGTTTTAGAG gttGAATATATTGAAGAAGATTCTTTGGACAATGAAGCCGAAGATGAAGACTACTTGgaaaatgattatgaaatgGATGTTGATGATTCAGCTTTTGAGATATCAGGAACAAATGATACAACTGTACAGAAATCAAATGATTACTCTAaagaaatatctttaataaatggACCAACACATTCCAATAGTAATTCAAATGTAGACATAAAAGAACATTCTGAAATGGAAAAACCCTTCAGCGACATGcagattaaacaaaattttaaagtattaaaactttttactgAAGTACAAAGAATGCAACGTGAGTctattgaaacaaaaaataaatataaatatgcttTGCGCTCATATAAACGTCAAACACGTTTTTTAACAAGACTTCGTGAAGTAATAGAAATGAAGAAGAAAATTTTAGaacaaaagaagaaaaagaagtCACGAATTCTTCTATCATTGCAAGACAAAATTAAAGAAGATACAAGTGGTCTTGTTTTAGCTATGCCAACCAGACACACAGATGACTTGAAAAATTTTGCTCTGAGTATTTATAGATATTCTCCACAGGCCTACATATATATCAGAAATGCTCTTAGAACTCTTTTACCAGGCATTGAAACACTGGATTCATGGATAAATTCGGGCTATGAGCCAAGAAATGTTCTTACTAACAGTAaccttataaaaattacaacagATTTAAATGAAACAGAAATGAATTGTAAGATTACATTACGTTAG